GGTGGACATTCGCTGGCAGGAGAGCGCCGACGGCGCGCCGGCGCCCGCGTCGGCCTTTCCCGGCGCCACGCCTGCCGCCGGTGAAGAAGACAAGGCGCCGCGCCGCGTCAGCTTCGACGGCACTGGCCTCGACCGGGTCGAATTCCTGGTCTCGGCCAACCCCGGCGAACCGCTGCGACCATTGGCCAGGGTGGCCTCCGGTGGTGAGACGGCGCGGCTGATGTTGGCGCTCAAAACGGTGCTCAGCCACGCGGATGAGACACCCACCCTGATCTTCGACGAGATTGATGTTGGCATTGGCGGCCGTGTCGGCGCGGTGGTCGGCCAGAAGCTGTGGAGCCTGAACAGCAACCACCAGGTGCTCTGCGTCACCCATCTGCCGCAGTTGGCAACCTTTGGCGACACCCATTTCAGCGTGGCCAAGGACATCCATGATGGCCGTACCATCACATCGGTGCGTCCGCTGGCCGGCGCCGCGCGTATCGAAGAACTGGCTCAGATGCTGGGCACGCCCACCGATGTGGGACGCGAGAATGCGCGGGCGCTGCTGGCTGACACCGAGCGGATCAAAACCACGCCGCCAGCGGCCGTAGATTTCACGCAAAGGGGGTGACACTCACGATGACGATCAAGACGCGGGCAGCCGTGTCAGGCCCGTTGCCAGAAACGGTGTGGGACAGCGCACCGCCGTTCAGCAGGCCGCGGCCGTGGACCGAGCTGGAATACCTGGCGCTGGAAACGAATCACCTGGTCGAATTCTCAGACGGTCACTTGGAGGTGCTCAGGATGCCGACGCGTAGACACCAGCAGATTGTTCTGTGCCTCTATCGGCTGCTGTTCGAGTTTGTCACGAGCCGTCATCTCGGCACCCTCTTGATTGCGCCGTTTCGCGTGCGGCTGTGGCCCGGCAAGTTTCGTGAGCCGGATTTGATCTTCATGGCCGCTGCCCATCGCGCGTGAACACAACGATTACTTCGACGGCGCTGACCTCGTGGTGGAAGTGGTCAGCGGGGATGCCAGCGACCGGGAGCGTGACCTGGTAACCAAGCGCGATGAATACGCGGGCCAGGATTCCGGAGTATTGGCTGGTTGACCCGCAAATGGAAACGATCACCGTCCTGACCCTGACCGACGCCGCCTATATTCCACACGGCATCTTCAGGCGCGGCGAAACGGCTCATGCGCGGCTGTTGACCGGGTTCACCGTTGCTGTGGATGTTGTCCTCGATGCGGCCCTGGCGTAAGCAGCGTTAGACATGGTATACTCCTGCCATCATGTCCCTGCTGATTGACGGTCACAATTTGATTGGCGCGCTGCCCTCTATCGAGTTGGGGGCGCGCGACGATGAGCAACAGCTCATCGTGCGTCTGCGCGCTTATCATGGATTCAGCGGCAAGGCGCTGATCATCTTTTTCGATTCAGGCGATGCACCCGGCCGCGCCGACCATCTTTCCACCGCCGGCGTGCAGGTGCGTTTCGCACGGCGCCCGCAAACGGCCGACGACCTGATCGTGGCCTTCCTGCGCCAGAGCGCCCAACCCGGCCAACATGCCGTGGTGACGAACGACCGCGAACTGGCCGGGCGCTCACGGCAGTTAGGCGCCAGTGTCATCAGCGCACGCGATTTTGCCCGCAAGCTGTCGCCGGCAAATCGGGCTGCCCCGGAAGCTGCGATGGCAGACCAGACCCCAAGCCCGCGCGATCCTGCTTTTGCCGATCTCTACAGCGCCTTCCTGGCAGCCGAGAAGGACAGCGCTCGGCTCAGCAGTCAGTCGGCGCACGGTTTTGCCTGGTGGCAGGAGCACCTGTACGGCGAGGATGTGACGCTGGCGGAGAACGCGGTCCACTGGCTGCGCCGCTTCGCCGAACCAGCGCGTGCGCTGCCCCTTCTATTGGATGCCTTGACGCACCAGCAGGCGCGGGTGCGCGCCGCGGCTGCCCTGGCGCTGGGGCAGATGGCCGCGCCGGCCGCAGTTGAACGCCTGGCCGCCTGCCTGCACCATGATGGGTCATCCCTGGTGCGTGAAGCCGCGGCACAGGCCCTGGGGCAGATGCCCACGCCCGCCGCGCTGATAGCCTTGCAAGCGGCCTTGCACGATCCAAAGCACAAGGTGCGCAAAACGGCCGCGGCCATGCTGGAAAAGCATAAATCGAACGTCAGATTGAAAAAAATCACTCAGTGAGGAGAACGCCATCGTGACCGAACCATCTCTTCCCCCGCGTGCCGAGATTCCGCTGTCTTACCAGTGGAACGCCGCCAGCCTCTTTTCTTCCTGGGCCGCCTGGGAGACCGCGCTGCGCCAGGTGCAGGCTGACCTGGACAGCGTGCGCGCCTTTCAAGGCCGCCTATCCGCCGGGCCAGCTACGTTGCTGGCCGGGCTTGCCGCCGTCGAAGGGGTCATGCGCCGGGTAGGGCATCTGTACACCTACGCCAGCATGGCCCATTTCGTGGACATGACCGATCAAACCGCCGGCGCCGCCTTCAGCCAGGTCATTGGCCTGGTGGGGCAAGCGCGCGCGGCCGTCTCTTTTGCTGATCCTGAGCTGCTCAGCCTGGGTGCGGAAACCCTGGCCGCCTGGCAACAAACGGAGCCGGCGCTGGCCGTCTACGCCCATTACTTCGACAATCTGTTCCGCAAGCAGGCGCATGTGCGCTCGGCCGAGGTCGAGGAGCTTCTGGGCATGCTGGCCGAGCCGTTCGCCGGCGCCGAGTCTGTCGCGGAGCATCTGCGCAACACCGAGATGAAGTTAGCCCCGGCCAGCGCATCCGACGACCGCCAGGTGCAGGTGACCTTCAGCAACCTGGGCGAGCTGTTGACCGATCCGGACCGCCAGTTACGCCGCACGGCCTGGGAAAGCCAGACCAACAGCCTGTTGGCGGTCAAAAACACGCTGGCGACCGCGCTGGAAACATCGGTCAAGCAGAACGTCTTCGACATGCGCGCACGGCGCCATAGCTCCACGTTGGCCGCCTCGTTGTTCAATGTCAATGTTCCGGTTGAGGTCTTCCACAACCTGATTGCCACCTTCCGCCGGCATCTTCCCACCTGGCACCGCTACTGGGCGGTGCGCCGGCGGGCGCTGGGCGTCGAAACCCTGCATCCGTTTGACATCTGGGCGCCGCTGACCGGCGAGAAGACGCAGATCAACTACGACCAGGCGGTGGACATCATCGCGGCCGCTCTGCAGCCGTTGGGCGACGATTACGTGCAAATCCTGCGCCGGGGCGCACACGAGGACCGCTGGGTAGATGTGCTGCCGAACGCGGGCAAGGTAGGCGGCGCCTTCTCCACCGGCGCGCCAGGCGCCCATCCCTTCATCCTGATGAGCTACCACGGCGACCTGTTCAGCCTGAGCACCCTGGCGCACGAGATGGGCCACTCGATGCAGTCGTACCTGACCTGGCAGCAGCAGCCGTTTGTCTATGCCGACTATTCCTTGTTCGTGGCCGAAGTCGCCTCCAATTTTCATCAGGCCATGATGCGCGGCTATCTGTTGACCCAACCCAACACAGCGGCCTTTCAGATCGCTGTCATCGAGGAGGGCATGTCCAATTTCTTCCGCTACTTCTTCATCATGCCCATCCTGGCGCAGTTCGAACTGGAAGTGCATCAGCGGGTGGAGCGCGGCCAGGGGGTGACGGCTGACGACATGATCGCCCTGCTGGCCGATCTGTACGCCGAAGGCTTTGGCGACCAGGTTGCGCTCGATCGCGAACGGGTGGGAATCAACTGGGCCGCGTTCGGGCATCTGTTTGCCGATTACTACGTGTACCAATATGCCACCGGCATCTCGGCTGCCCATGCCCTGGCCAGCCGTATCCTGCGCGGCGAAGCGGGCGCGGCCGCAGCCTACCGCGAGTTTCTCAAGGCCGGTAGTTCGCTCTACCCGCTCGAGGCGCTCAAGCTGGCCGGCGTAGATATGACCACGCCGCAAGCCGTGGAGGACACCTTTGCCGTGCTGGCCGACATGGTCACACGCCTGGATGAGTTGACTGAGGGCCAAAAGCCCGGTTCAGTCCCGGTCACCGCACAACCTGACAAGAAGGACCACGACTCATGAGCACTGCACGCGACGCAGCGTTGGCATTTGCCCGTGCGCAACAGCCTCGTTTTCTCGATCAATATCAGGAATTCCTCACCATCCCCTCCGTGTCCACCGACCCGGCGTACGCGGCAGATGTGCAGCGCGCCGCTGCCTGGGTGGCAGACCGCCTGCGGGCTGCGGGGGTGACGCGGGTCGAAATCTTCCCCACGTCGTTGCATCCCGTGGTCTTCGGCGCATGGCTGGGCGCCGGGCCGGCCGCGCCCACGGTGTTGATCTACGGCCATTACGATGTCCAGCCCACCGACCCGTTGGCCCTGTGGGAGAGCGACCCCTTCACACCCACCCTCGTGGGCGATTTCATCCACGCCCGCGGCGCATCGGACATGAAGGGCCAGGTGACGGCCGTCCTGAACGGCGTCGAGGCGGCGCTGCACGCGGGCGGCCTGCCGGTCAACCTCAAGTTCCTCATCGAGGGCGAAGAAGAGATCGGTTCGCCCAGCCTGCCCGACTTCATCGCCGGCCAGCGCGAACTGCTGGCCAGCAGCTTCTCCCTGAATGCTGATGCCGGCGGCCTGGTCAATGGCATCCCCGCCATCGGTTACGCTCTGCGCGGTTTGACCTACTACGATCTCTACGTCTACGGCCCGGCGCGCGACCTGCACTCCGGCGGTTTTGGCGGCGTTATTCACAACCCCGCCCAGGCGCTGTGTGAGTTGATTACCGGCATGCACGATGCCAGCGGCCGCGTCACCCTGCCCGGCTTCTACGACAAGGTGCGTTCATTGAGCGCGGAAGAGCGGGCCGAACTGGCGCGTTTGCCCTTTACGGACGATCATTTTCGCCAGCAGGCCGGCGTGACACATCTGTGGGGCGAAGTCGGTTTCTCCGCGGTCGAACGGATTGGCGCGCGGCCCACGCTGGAGGTCAACGGCCTGCTGTCTGGCTTCACCGGTGAAGGCTCCAAGACGGTGCTGCCGGCCTCGGCGCTGGCGAAAATTTCCATGCGCCTGGTGCCGGATCAGGACCCGCGCGAGGTGAAAGAACAGCTCTTGCGCTACCTGGAAAGCCATGCGCCGCCGACCGTTCGCTGTGAGGTCAGGGAGCTGAACGTGGCTTACCCGGTGTTGACCGATCGCGCCATGCCTGAAGTGCGCGCGTTGCAGGATGCGCTGCAAACGGTCTGGGGCGTGGCGCCGGTCTTCACGCGCGGCGGTGGCACGGTGCCGGTCGTGGCCGATCTCAAGCATCTGCTGGGCATTGATTCCGTGCTGACCGGCTTCAGCCAGCCGGGCGACCGCATCCACTCGCCCAACGAGCGGCAGTATCTGCCGAACTGGTCGCGCGGCGCCGAGGCCATCATTCACTTCTTGTACAACTTAGGGGCCTGATGTGAAATCCGCTTCCTCGAACCACTGGAGATTCAATGAGTTTACCGTTACGT
The window above is part of the Candidatus Amarolinea dominans genome. Proteins encoded here:
- a CDS encoding Uma2 family endonuclease gives rise to the protein MTIKTRAAVSGPLPETVWDSAPPFSRPRPWTELEYLALETNHLVEFSDGHLEVLRMPTRRHQQIVLCLYRLLFEFVTSRHLGTLLIAPFRVRLWPGKFREPDLIFMAAAHRA
- a CDS encoding Uma2 family endonuclease; its protein translation is MNTRARIPEYWLVDPQMETITVLTLTDAAYIPHGIFRRGETAHARLLTGFTVAVDVVLDAALA
- a CDS encoding NYN domain-containing protein, giving the protein MSLLIDGHNLIGALPSIELGARDDEQQLIVRLRAYHGFSGKALIIFFDSGDAPGRADHLSTAGVQVRFARRPQTADDLIVAFLRQSAQPGQHAVVTNDRELAGRSRQLGASVISARDFARKLSPANRAAPEAAMADQTPSPRDPAFADLYSAFLAAEKDSARLSSQSAHGFAWWQEHLYGEDVTLAENAVHWLRRFAEPARALPLLLDALTHQQARVRAAAALALGQMAAPAAVERLAACLHHDGSSLVREAAAQALGQMPTPAALIALQAALHDPKHKVRKTAAAMLEKHKSNVRLKKITQ
- the pepF gene encoding oligoendopeptidase F: MTEPSLPPRAEIPLSYQWNAASLFSSWAAWETALRQVQADLDSVRAFQGRLSAGPATLLAGLAAVEGVMRRVGHLYTYASMAHFVDMTDQTAGAAFSQVIGLVGQARAAVSFADPELLSLGAETLAAWQQTEPALAVYAHYFDNLFRKQAHVRSAEVEELLGMLAEPFAGAESVAEHLRNTEMKLAPASASDDRQVQVTFSNLGELLTDPDRQLRRTAWESQTNSLLAVKNTLATALETSVKQNVFDMRARRHSSTLAASLFNVNVPVEVFHNLIATFRRHLPTWHRYWAVRRRALGVETLHPFDIWAPLTGEKTQINYDQAVDIIAAALQPLGDDYVQILRRGAHEDRWVDVLPNAGKVGGAFSTGAPGAHPFILMSYHGDLFSLSTLAHEMGHSMQSYLTWQQQPFVYADYSLFVAEVASNFHQAMMRGYLLTQPNTAAFQIAVIEEGMSNFFRYFFIMPILAQFELEVHQRVERGQGVTADDMIALLADLYAEGFGDQVALDRERVGINWAAFGHLFADYYVYQYATGISAAHALASRILRGEAGAAAAYREFLKAGSSLYPLEALKLAGVDMTTPQAVEDTFAVLADMVTRLDELTEGQKPGSVPVTAQPDKKDHDS
- a CDS encoding dipeptidase — translated: MSTARDAALAFARAQQPRFLDQYQEFLTIPSVSTDPAYAADVQRAAAWVADRLRAAGVTRVEIFPTSLHPVVFGAWLGAGPAAPTVLIYGHYDVQPTDPLALWESDPFTPTLVGDFIHARGASDMKGQVTAVLNGVEAALHAGGLPVNLKFLIEGEEEIGSPSLPDFIAGQRELLASSFSLNADAGGLVNGIPAIGYALRGLTYYDLYVYGPARDLHSGGFGGVIHNPAQALCELITGMHDASGRVTLPGFYDKVRSLSAEERAELARLPFTDDHFRQQAGVTHLWGEVGFSAVERIGARPTLEVNGLLSGFTGEGSKTVLPASALAKISMRLVPDQDPREVKEQLLRYLESHAPPTVRCEVRELNVAYPVLTDRAMPEVRALQDALQTVWGVAPVFTRGGGTVPVVADLKHLLGIDSVLTGFSQPGDRIHSPNERQYLPNWSRGAEAIIHFLYNLGA